Proteins from a genomic interval of Medicago truncatula cultivar Jemalong A17 chromosome 3, MtrunA17r5.0-ANR, whole genome shotgun sequence:
- the LOC11442203 gene encoding nucleobase-ascorbate transporter 1 isoform X1: MADITHPPMEQLQDLEYCIDSNPPWAETILLAFQNYILMLGTSVMIPSFLVPAMGGNPGDKARVIQTLLFVAGINTLLQALFGTRLPAVVGGSFAYVIPVAYIINDSSLQRINDPHERFIHTMRAIQGALIVASSIQIVLGYSQVWGLFSRFFSPLGMAPVVGLVGLGLIQRGFPTLGNCVEIGIPMLLLVIGLSLYLRHVRPFRDIPIFERFPVLICVTIIWIYSVILTASGAYRHRPSQTQHNCRTDRANLITTAPWFMFPYPLQWGPPTFSVGHSFAMMSAVLVSMVESTGAYKAASRLAIATPPPAYVLSRGIGWQGIGILLDGLYGTGTGSTVSVENVGLLGLTRVGSRRVVQISAGFMIFFATLGKFGAVFASIPFPIFAALYCVLFGLVGAVGLSFLQFTNMNSMRNLIITGLTLFLGISVPQFFNEFWTSSHHGPVHTNAGWFNAFLNTIFSSPATVGLIVAVILDNTLEVEKSKKDRGMPWWVKFRTFRGDNRNEEFYTLPFNLNRFFPPT; this comes from the exons ATGGCAGACATTACTCATCCACCTATGGAACAACTTCAAGACCTTGAATACTGCATAGACTCTAATCCTCCATGGG CTGAAACTATCCTATTAGCatttcaaaattacattttgaTGCTTGGCACAAGTGTGATGATACCTTCATTTCTCGTTCCAGCTATGGGAGGAAATCCT GGTGACAAGGCAAGGGTAATACAAACCCTTCTTTTTGTAGCTGGCATTAACACACTTCTCCAAGCACTTTTCGGAACAAGACTGCCTGCAGTAGTTGGAGGTTCATTTGCATATGTGATTCCAGTTGCTTATATTATTAATGATTCCTCATTGCAACGAATTAATGATCCCCACGAA AGATTTATACATACAATGCGAGCTATACAAGGAGCTTTAATTGTAGCCTCAAGTATTCAGATAGTGCTCGGTTACAGCCAAGTCTGGGGACTTTTTTCGAG ATTTTTCAGTCCTCTTGGCATGGCACCTGTAGTTGGATTGGTTGGATTAGGATTAATCCAACGAGGATTTCCCACG TTAGGGAACTGTGTAGAAATTGGAATACCGATGCTGTTGTTGGTCATTGGATTGTCGCTA TATCTAAGGCATGTGAGACCATTTAGAGACATACCTATCTTTGAACGTTTCCCAGTTTTGATCTGTGTCACAATTATTTGGATCTATTCTGTCATCTTGACTGCTAGTGGAGCTTACAGACACAGACCTTCTCAAACGCAGCATAATTGTCGTACAGACCGAGCCAATCTGATAACTACTGCCCCGTG GTTCATGTTCCCATACCCTCTACAGTGGGGTCCACCCACTTTTTCTGTTGGTCATTCTTTTGCCATGATGTCTGCAGTTCTTGTCTCAATGGTGGAG TCAACTGGTGCATATAAGGCAGCATCTCGGTTGGCTATTGCCACCCCACCTCCTGCTTATGTGTTGAGTCGTGGCATTGGTTGGCAG GGGATTGGTATCTTGCTTGATGGTCTTTATGGAACGGGGACGGGTTCTACCGTTTCTGT GGAAAATGTGGGACTCCTTGGTCTGACTCGAGTTGGAAGCCGTAGAGTTGTTCAGATTTCTGCTGGTTTTATGATATTCTTCGCTACTTTAG GAAAGTTTGGAGCTGTATTTGCATCTATACCCTTCCCGATATTTGCTGCTTTGTACTGCGTTCTATTTGGCCTTGTTG GTGCAGTTGGATTATCATTTCTTCAGTTTACAAACATGAACTCCATGAGAAATCTTATCATCACTGGGCTCACACTGTTCCTTGGAATATCTGTTCCTCAATTTTTCAATGAATTCTGGACTAGTTCACATCATGGCCCTGTTCATACCAACGCCGGATGG TTCAATGCATTTTTAAACACCATATTCTCATCACCAGCAACCGTAGGATTGATCGTAGCAGTGATCCTCGACAACACTCTTGAGGTTGAAAAGTCGAAGAAAGATCGAGGAATGCCGTGGTGGGTAAAGTTTAGAACATTTAGAGGTGATAATAGAAATGAAGAATTTTACACTTTGCCATTCAATCTAAACAGGTTCTTCCCACCTACATGA
- the LOC11442203 gene encoding nucleobase-ascorbate transporter 1 isoform X2, whose protein sequence is MEHLEFRFRQCASVDSAETILLAFQNYILMLGTSVMIPSFLVPAMGGNPGDKARVIQTLLFVAGINTLLQALFGTRLPAVVGGSFAYVIPVAYIINDSSLQRINDPHERFIHTMRAIQGALIVASSIQIVLGYSQVWGLFSRFFSPLGMAPVVGLVGLGLIQRGFPTLGNCVEIGIPMLLLVIGLSLYLRHVRPFRDIPIFERFPVLICVTIIWIYSVILTASGAYRHRPSQTQHNCRTDRANLITTAPWFMFPYPLQWGPPTFSVGHSFAMMSAVLVSMVESTGAYKAASRLAIATPPPAYVLSRGIGWQGIGILLDGLYGTGTGSTVSVENVGLLGLTRVGSRRVVQISAGFMIFFATLGKFGAVFASIPFPIFAALYCVLFGLVGAVGLSFLQFTNMNSMRNLIITGLTLFLGISVPQFFNEFWTSSHHGPVHTNAGWFNAFLNTIFSSPATVGLIVAVILDNTLEVEKSKKDRGMPWWVKFRTFRGDNRNEEFYTLPFNLNRFFPPT, encoded by the exons ATGGAACATTTGGAATTCAGATTCAGACAGTGTGCAAGTGTAGATTCTG CTGAAACTATCCTATTAGCatttcaaaattacattttgaTGCTTGGCACAAGTGTGATGATACCTTCATTTCTCGTTCCAGCTATGGGAGGAAATCCT GGTGACAAGGCAAGGGTAATACAAACCCTTCTTTTTGTAGCTGGCATTAACACACTTCTCCAAGCACTTTTCGGAACAAGACTGCCTGCAGTAGTTGGAGGTTCATTTGCATATGTGATTCCAGTTGCTTATATTATTAATGATTCCTCATTGCAACGAATTAATGATCCCCACGAA AGATTTATACATACAATGCGAGCTATACAAGGAGCTTTAATTGTAGCCTCAAGTATTCAGATAGTGCTCGGTTACAGCCAAGTCTGGGGACTTTTTTCGAG ATTTTTCAGTCCTCTTGGCATGGCACCTGTAGTTGGATTGGTTGGATTAGGATTAATCCAACGAGGATTTCCCACG TTAGGGAACTGTGTAGAAATTGGAATACCGATGCTGTTGTTGGTCATTGGATTGTCGCTA TATCTAAGGCATGTGAGACCATTTAGAGACATACCTATCTTTGAACGTTTCCCAGTTTTGATCTGTGTCACAATTATTTGGATCTATTCTGTCATCTTGACTGCTAGTGGAGCTTACAGACACAGACCTTCTCAAACGCAGCATAATTGTCGTACAGACCGAGCCAATCTGATAACTACTGCCCCGTG GTTCATGTTCCCATACCCTCTACAGTGGGGTCCACCCACTTTTTCTGTTGGTCATTCTTTTGCCATGATGTCTGCAGTTCTTGTCTCAATGGTGGAG TCAACTGGTGCATATAAGGCAGCATCTCGGTTGGCTATTGCCACCCCACCTCCTGCTTATGTGTTGAGTCGTGGCATTGGTTGGCAG GGGATTGGTATCTTGCTTGATGGTCTTTATGGAACGGGGACGGGTTCTACCGTTTCTGT GGAAAATGTGGGACTCCTTGGTCTGACTCGAGTTGGAAGCCGTAGAGTTGTTCAGATTTCTGCTGGTTTTATGATATTCTTCGCTACTTTAG GAAAGTTTGGAGCTGTATTTGCATCTATACCCTTCCCGATATTTGCTGCTTTGTACTGCGTTCTATTTGGCCTTGTTG GTGCAGTTGGATTATCATTTCTTCAGTTTACAAACATGAACTCCATGAGAAATCTTATCATCACTGGGCTCACACTGTTCCTTGGAATATCTGTTCCTCAATTTTTCAATGAATTCTGGACTAGTTCACATCATGGCCCTGTTCATACCAACGCCGGATGG TTCAATGCATTTTTAAACACCATATTCTCATCACCAGCAACCGTAGGATTGATCGTAGCAGTGATCCTCGACAACACTCTTGAGGTTGAAAAGTCGAAGAAAGATCGAGGAATGCCGTGGTGGGTAAAGTTTAGAACATTTAGAGGTGATAATAGAAATGAAGAATTTTACACTTTGCCATTCAATCTAAACAGGTTCTTCCCACCTACATGA